A window of the Streptomyces sp. NBC_00250 genome harbors these coding sequences:
- the cseB gene encoding two-component system response regulator CseB, translated as MAETHVLFVEDDDVIREATQLALERDGFRVTAMPDGLSGLEAFRAQRPDIALLDVMLPGMDGVSLCRRIRDESTVPVIMLSARADSIDVVLGLEAGADDYVTKPFDGSVLMARIRAVLRRFGHAGGGAGEQGDEGPDGGGLLVFGDLEVDTEGMEVRKGGAPVALTPTEMRLLLEFSSAPGTVLSRDKLLERVWDYGWGGDTRVVDVHVQRLRAKIGQDRIETVRGFGYKLKS; from the coding sequence ATGGCCGAAACCCATGTCCTGTTCGTCGAGGACGACGACGTCATCCGTGAGGCCACCCAGCTCGCCCTGGAGCGGGACGGCTTCCGGGTCACGGCCATGCCCGACGGGCTCTCCGGCCTGGAAGCCTTCCGGGCGCAGCGGCCGGACATCGCCCTGCTCGACGTGATGCTGCCGGGCATGGACGGGGTCAGCCTCTGCCGCCGGATCCGCGACGAGTCGACGGTGCCGGTGATCATGCTGTCGGCGCGCGCCGACTCGATCGACGTCGTCCTCGGCCTGGAGGCCGGGGCCGACGACTACGTCACCAAGCCCTTCGACGGCTCCGTGCTGATGGCCCGGATCCGCGCCGTGCTGCGCCGCTTCGGGCACGCGGGCGGCGGCGCCGGCGAGCAGGGGGACGAGGGTCCGGACGGCGGCGGGCTCCTCGTCTTCGGCGACCTGGAGGTCGACACCGAGGGCATGGAGGTCCGCAAGGGCGGGGCGCCGGTCGCGCTGACGCCGACCGAGATGCGGCTGCTCCTGGAGTTCTCGTCCGCGCCGGGCACCGTGCTGTCCCGGGACAAGCTCCTGGAGCGGGTCTGGGACTACGGCTGGGGCGGCGACACCCGGGTCGTCGACGTCCATGTGCAGCGGCTGCGCGCCAAGATCGGCCAGGACAGGATCGAGACGGTCCGCGGCTTCGGCTACAAGCTCAAGAGCTAG
- a CDS encoding SigE family RNA polymerase sigma factor, producing MRHGEVLDFEEYVRTRQDALLRSARRLVADPVDAQDLLQTALARTFGRWDGIADKSLADAYLRRVMINTRTEWWRSRKLEEVPTEQLPDACVDDPTEQHADRALLMDILKVLAPKQRSVVVLRHWEQMSTEETAAALGMSTGTVKSTLHRALARLRQELESRDLDARALGRPGERTSVRGDERGRERCAA from the coding sequence ATGAGGCATGGCGAGGTGCTCGATTTCGAGGAGTACGTACGCACGCGACAGGACGCGCTGCTGCGCAGTGCACGTCGTCTCGTGGCCGACCCCGTCGACGCCCAGGACCTCCTCCAGACGGCCCTCGCCCGTACGTTCGGCCGCTGGGACGGCATCGCCGACAAGTCCCTGGCCGACGCCTACCTCCGCCGGGTCATGATCAACACCCGGACCGAGTGGTGGCGCTCCCGCAAGCTCGAAGAGGTGCCCACCGAGCAGCTGCCCGACGCCTGTGTCGACGACCCGACCGAGCAGCACGCCGACCGGGCCCTCCTCATGGACATCCTGAAGGTGCTCGCGCCGAAGCAGCGCAGCGTCGTCGTCCTGCGCCACTGGGAACAGATGAGCACCGAGGAGACGGCGGCGGCGCTCGGCATGTCGACCGGTACGGTGAAGTCGACGCTCCACCGCGCGCTCGCCCGGCTCCGCCAGGAGCTGGAGAGCCGTGACCTCGACGCCCGGGCTCTGGGGCGGCCCGGGGAGCGGACGAGCGTACGAGGCGACGAACGGGGGCGGGAGCGGTGCGCGGCCTAG
- a CDS encoding A/G-specific adenine glycosylase — MTSIDAPLTPESPEAPEAAARAFEAAAAFEDPALPTPPAELHGPVLAWFDRHARDLPWRRPEAGAWGVMVSEFMLQQTPVVRVLPVYEQWLARWPRPADLAADAPGEAVRAWGRLGYPRRALRLHAAAVAIKERHGGEVPSDHGQLLSLPGIGEYTAAAVASFAYGQRHAVLDTNVRRVFARAATGVQYPPNATTAAERRLARALLPADETTASRWAAASMELGALVCTAKNEDCGRCPISGQCAWRLSGKPAHDGPPRRGQTYAGTDRQVRGRLLAVLRESKDPVAQAVLDTVWDEPVQRARALDGLVADGLVEPLDDGYYRLPVA; from the coding sequence ATGACTTCCATCGACGCTCCCCTCACGCCCGAGTCCCCTGAGGCCCCCGAAGCCGCCGCCCGGGCCTTCGAGGCCGCCGCCGCCTTCGAAGACCCCGCTCTCCCGACGCCCCCCGCCGAGCTGCACGGGCCCGTCCTCGCCTGGTTCGACCGGCACGCCCGCGACCTGCCCTGGCGCCGCCCCGAGGCCGGCGCCTGGGGTGTCATGGTCAGCGAGTTCATGCTCCAGCAGACCCCGGTGGTCCGGGTGCTCCCGGTGTACGAGCAGTGGCTCGCGCGCTGGCCCCGCCCGGCCGACCTGGCCGCCGACGCCCCCGGTGAGGCGGTCCGCGCCTGGGGCCGGCTCGGCTATCCGCGCCGGGCGCTGCGGCTGCACGCGGCGGCCGTCGCCATAAAGGAACGGCACGGCGGCGAGGTACCGAGCGATCACGGGCAGCTGCTCTCGCTGCCCGGCATCGGCGAGTACACGGCGGCGGCGGTGGCCTCCTTCGCGTACGGGCAGCGGCATGCCGTCCTGGACACCAATGTGCGCCGGGTCTTCGCCCGGGCGGCGACCGGCGTCCAGTACCCGCCGAACGCGACGACGGCCGCCGAGCGGCGGCTCGCCCGCGCGCTGCTTCCGGCGGACGAGACGACGGCCTCCCGCTGGGCCGCCGCCTCCATGGAGCTGGGCGCGCTCGTCTGTACGGCGAAGAACGAGGACTGCGGGCGCTGCCCGATCTCCGGGCAGTGCGCCTGGCGGCTCTCGGGGAAGCCGGCGCACGACGGTCCGCCGCGGCGCGGCCAGACGTACGCCGGGACCGACCGACAGGTCAGGGGCCGGCTCCTCGCGGTGCTGCGGGAGTCGAAGGACCCGGTGGCCCAGGCGGTCCTGGACACGGTCTGGGACGAGCCGGTGCAGCGGGCCAGGGCGCTGGACGGCCTGGTCGCGGACGGTCTGGTCGAGCCGCTGGACGACGGGTACTACCGGCTGCCCGTGGCCTGA
- a CDS encoding phosphatase PAP2 family protein translates to MNTLLDLSDRLYLDVADFAHSTPHWFQWLAEVWTEAGLLLFGALFLAGWWRSREGSSRAMALALLAPLATAFGYVVSEALKSLIDEERPCRAVVGAPASLITCPPHGDWSFPSNHSAIAGAAAIALALSWRGIVWLTVPMALLMAFSRVFVGVHYPHDVTVGLLLGGLVALVVMKAAVRPVGALVETARSSRSSAVVWCAGRGPRTHAPSHAEAPRRARHGAY, encoded by the coding sequence ATGAACACCCTCCTCGACCTCTCCGACCGGCTGTACCTCGATGTCGCCGATTTCGCCCACTCCACCCCCCACTGGTTCCAGTGGCTCGCCGAGGTCTGGACCGAGGCCGGACTGCTCTTGTTCGGCGCCCTGTTCCTGGCCGGCTGGTGGCGCTCCCGCGAGGGATCGAGCCGGGCGATGGCGCTCGCGCTGCTCGCTCCGCTCGCCACCGCCTTCGGTTACGTGGTGAGCGAGGCGCTGAAGTCGCTGATCGACGAGGAACGTCCGTGCCGCGCGGTCGTCGGGGCACCCGCCTCGCTCATCACCTGCCCGCCGCACGGCGACTGGTCCTTCCCCAGCAACCACTCGGCGATCGCGGGAGCCGCCGCGATCGCGCTCGCCCTGTCGTGGCGGGGGATCGTCTGGCTGACGGTGCCGATGGCTCTGCTCATGGCGTTCTCCCGGGTCTTCGTCGGCGTGCACTACCCGCACGATGTGACCGTCGGCCTGCTCCTCGGTGGTCTGGTCGCCCTCGTCGTGATGAAGGCGGCGGTCCGGCCGGTGGGCGCTCTCGTGGAGACGGCCCGGTCGAGCCGGAGCTCGGCCGTGGTGTGGTGCGCGGGGCGCGGGCCCCGGACACACGCCCCCTCGCACGCCGAGGCTCCCCGGCGCGCACGCCACGGCGCGTACTGA
- the disA gene encoding DNA integrity scanning diadenylate cyclase DisA → MAAKDGASAPGKSGAGSGNEALMRAALSAVAPGTALRDGLERILRGNTGGLIVLGLDKTVDSMCTGGFVLDVEFAATRLRELCKLDGALVLDKDITKIHRAGVQLVPDASIPTEETGTRHRTADRVSKQCNFPVVSVSQSMRLIALYVDGERRVLEESGTILSRANQALATLERYKLRLDEVAGTLSALEIEDLVTVRDVTAVAQRLEMVRRIATEIAEYVVELGTDGRLLSLQLDELIAGVEPERELVIRDYVPEPTAKRSRTVAEALTELDALTHTELLELPVVARALGYSGSPETLDSAVSPRGYRLLAKVPRLPGAIIERLVEHFGGLQKLLAASVDDLQTVDGVGEARARSVREGLSRLAESSILERYV, encoded by the coding sequence GTGGCAGCCAAGGACGGGGCATCAGCTCCTGGAAAGTCCGGCGCGGGCTCCGGCAACGAAGCGCTGATGCGCGCCGCCCTGAGCGCCGTCGCGCCGGGCACCGCGCTGCGTGACGGCCTGGAGCGGATCCTCCGCGGCAACACGGGCGGTCTCATCGTGCTGGGCCTGGACAAGACGGTCGACTCGATGTGCACCGGCGGTTTCGTGCTGGACGTCGAGTTCGCCGCCACGCGCCTGCGTGAGCTGTGCAAGCTCGACGGCGCGCTCGTCCTCGACAAGGACATCACCAAGATCCACCGCGCGGGCGTGCAGCTGGTCCCGGACGCCTCCATCCCCACCGAGGAGACCGGCACCCGGCACCGCACGGCGGACCGGGTCTCCAAGCAGTGCAACTTCCCGGTCGTCTCCGTCTCCCAGTCGATGCGTCTGATCGCGCTGTACGTGGACGGCGAGCGACGGGTCCTGGAGGAGTCGGGCACGATCCTGTCCCGCGCCAACCAGGCGCTCGCGACCCTGGAGCGGTACAAGCTCCGGCTCGACGAGGTGGCCGGCACGCTCTCCGCCCTGGAGATCGAGGACCTGGTCACGGTCCGGGACGTCACCGCCGTCGCCCAGCGTCTGGAGATGGTCCGCCGGATCGCCACCGAGATCGCCGAGTACGTGGTCGAGCTCGGTACGGACGGGCGGCTCCTCTCGCTCCAGCTCGACGAGCTGATCGCGGGCGTGGAGCCGGAGCGCGAGCTGGTGATCCGGGACTACGTGCCGGAGCCGACGGCCAAGCGCTCGCGGACGGTGGCGGAGGCGCTCACCGAGCTGGACGCGCTGACCCACACCGAGCTGCTCGAACTTCCGGTCGTGGCGCGTGCGCTGGGCTACAGCGGTTCGCCCGAGACCCTCGACTCGGCGGTCTCGCCGCGCGGCTACCGGCTCCTCGCCAAGGTGCCGAGACTGCCGGGCGCGATCATCGAGCGGCTCGTGGAGCACTTCGGCGGGCTGCAGAAGCTGCTCGCGGCCAGCGTGGACGACCTCCAGACCGTGGACGGCGTCGGCGAGGCCCGCGCCCGCAGCGTGCGCGAGGGTCTGTCCCGGCTGGCGGAGTCCTCGATCCTGGAACGGTACGTCTGA
- the radA gene encoding DNA repair protein RadA, with protein MAARTKSTKDRPSYRCTECGWQTAKWLGRCPECQAWGTVEEYGAPAVRTTAAGRVSTAAVPIGQVDGRQATARSTGVDELDRVLGGGLVPGAVVLLAGEPGVGKSTLLLDVAAKAASDEHRTLYVTGEESASQVRLRADRINALSDHLYLAAETDLSAVLGHLDAVKPSLLIMDSVQTVASPEIDGAPGGMAQVREVAGALIRASKERGMSTLLVGHVTKDGAIAGPRLLEHLVDVVLSFEGDRHARLRLVRGVKNRYGATDEVGCFELHDEGITGLADPSGLFLTRRDVAVPGTCLTVTLEGRRPLVAEVQSLTVDSQIPSPRRTVSGLETSRVSMMLAVLEQRGRISALGKRDIYSATVGGVRLTEPAADLAIALALASAASDTPLPKNLVAIGEVGLAGEVRRVTGVQRRLAEAHRLGFTHALVPTDPGKVPAGMKVTEVADMGDALRVLPRSRRAKAPEGAEK; from the coding sequence ATGGCTGCCCGTACGAAATCGACCAAGGACCGGCCGTCCTACCGCTGCACCGAGTGCGGCTGGCAGACGGCCAAGTGGCTCGGCCGCTGCCCCGAGTGCCAGGCCTGGGGGACGGTCGAGGAGTACGGCGCGCCCGCCGTCCGCACGACCGCGGCGGGCCGGGTCTCCACCGCCGCCGTCCCCATCGGCCAGGTCGACGGCCGGCAGGCGACCGCCCGCTCCACCGGCGTCGACGAGCTGGACCGGGTCCTCGGCGGGGGTCTGGTGCCGGGCGCCGTCGTGCTGCTCGCGGGCGAACCGGGCGTCGGCAAGTCCACGCTCCTGCTCGACGTGGCGGCCAAGGCGGCCAGCGACGAGCACCGCACGCTCTACGTCACCGGCGAGGAGTCCGCGAGCCAGGTCCGACTGCGCGCCGACCGGATCAACGCGCTCAGCGACCATCTCTACCTGGCGGCCGAGACCGACCTGTCGGCCGTCCTCGGGCACCTCGACGCCGTGAAGCCCTCGCTGCTGATCATGGACTCGGTGCAGACCGTCGCCTCCCCCGAGATCGACGGCGCGCCCGGCGGCATGGCCCAGGTCCGCGAGGTCGCGGGCGCGCTCATCCGGGCCTCCAAGGAGCGCGGCATGTCCACGCTCCTCGTCGGCCATGTCACCAAGGACGGGGCCATCGCGGGCCCCCGGCTCCTGGAGCACCTGGTCGACGTCGTCCTGAGCTTCGAGGGCGACCGGCACGCGCGCCTGCGTCTGGTCCGGGGCGTGAAGAACCGGTACGGGGCGACGGACGAGGTCGGCTGCTTCGAGCTGCACGACGAGGGCATCACGGGTCTGGCCGACCCGTCCGGGCTCTTCCTGACCCGGCGTGACGTGGCCGTGCCGGGCACCTGTCTGACGGTCACCCTGGAGGGCCGCCGCCCGCTCGTCGCCGAGGTCCAGTCGCTGACGGTGGACTCCCAGATCCCCTCCCCCCGCCGGACCGTCTCCGGTCTGGAGACCTCCCGTGTCTCGATGATGCTGGCGGTCCTGGAGCAGCGGGGCCGGATCAGCGCGCTGGGCAAGCGGGACATCTACAGCGCGACCGTGGGCGGCGTGCGGCTCACCGAGCCCGCCGCCGACCTGGCGATCGCCCTCGCCCTCGCCTCCGCGGCGAGCGACACCCCGCTGCCGAAGAACCTCGTCGCGATCGGCGAGGTCGGCCTCGCGGGCGAGGTCCGGCGGGTGACCGGCGTCCAGCGACGGCTGGCCGAGGCCCACCGACTGGGCTTCACACACGCGCTGGTCCCCACGGACCCGGGCAAGGTGCCGGCGGGCATGAAGGTGACCGAGGTGGCGGACATGGGCGACGCCCTGCGGGTGCTGCCGCGCAGCCGCCGCGCGAAGGCGCCCGAGGGGGCGGAGAAGTAG